CTGAAGGCCTCCGGCAGGACGATAGCGGTGATGGGTTCAGGGCTTGATGTGCCTTATCCTCATTCAAATAAAAAGCTAATGGATTCAATAGCTTCATCAGGCGCGGTTGTCAGCGAATTTCCCTTCGGCACGCCGCCTTTGAGGGAGAACTTTCCAAGGAGGAACAGGATCATAAGCGCGCTTTCACTTGGTTTGCTCGTTGTGGAGGCCGCAGTTGACAGCGGTTCGCTGATTACAGTACGATATGCCCTCGAACAGGGTCGGGACGTCTTTGCGGTGCCCGGCAATATAACATCAGGAAATTCACGGGGTACAAACGCGCTTATCAAGAACGGCGCAAGGCTTGTTGAGGATGCGGAAGATATCATCAGCGAGTTGAGGCCGCAGATAAAGGGCATACTGAGTGAAGACAGGATACTGACCCAAAAAGTGCTTCCTCAGCTGAGCGAAGTTGAGAAGATGCTCTTTGGATGCTTGACAACTGAGCCGAAACAGGTAGATTTAATTATCAGGGAGAGCAGGATCGCGACCCCAAAGGCTCTCTCGGTTCTCTTGAACCTGGAACTCAAAGGCATAGCAAAGCAGATGGAAGGGAATATGTACTCCCTGAATTAATAGAATATTGAAGAACTTTAACCTAATATTATGAAATCATTATTAATAGTTGAGTCACCCGCAAAGGTAAAGACACTGAGTAAATTTCTCGGCAAGGACTTTACCATTTTGCCTTCTATCGGACATGTCAAGGACCTTCCCAAGAAAGAGCTTGGGGTGGATGTTGATAATAATTTCCTGCCTCAGTATGTTGTTATCGACGGCAAGCAGAAGGTCATGAAGGATTTGAAGAAGGCGGCAAAGGGCGCCGGCAGGATATTTCTTGCCCCTGACCCTGATAGAGAGGGTGAGGCGATAGCGTGGCACATCGCAGAGGAGCTTAATGTCGATTCTGATAAAGTGCTCCGGGTCGTATTCAACGAGATAACCGAGAGGGCTGTCACTGATGCGATAAAGAATCCGCGCAAGCTCAATATGGACCTTGTCGATGCGCAGCAGGCAAGAAGGGTGCTGGACAGGCTTGTGGGTTATAAACTCTCTCCGCTTTTATGGCGCAAGATCCGCCGTGGACTCAGCGCGGGCAGGGTGCAGTCTGTTGCTCTCAGGCTTGTTGTGGACAGGGAACGCGAGATAGCCGCTTTCAACTCTGTGGAGTACTGGAGCATTACGGCAAATCTTGAGGGAAGCGCGCCTCCTGCTTTTGAGGCGAGACTTATAGAAGTTAAAGGCAAAAAGGCTGAGATAGGAAATGAATCTGAGGCAGCGGTAATTCTTGAAGGGCTTAAAGGCAAGCACTTTACAGTCAGCAAGGTTGAGAAGAAGAGCAGGAAGCGCTCTCCTGCCCCGCCTTTCATAACCAGCACGCTTCAGCAGGAGGCGTCGAGAAAATTAAGGTTCGTCGCGAAGAAGACGATGTTTGTCGCGCAGAAGCTTTATGAAGGACTTGAGATCGGCGCCGAAGGTTCGGTAGGCCTTATAACCTACATGAGGACCGACTCGGTAAGGGTTGCAAAAGAGGCTCAGCAGGAGGCAGGTGAGTTTATAGAGAAAGAGTTCGGCAAAGAGTATCTGCCTGCAAAACCGCCTGTTTACAAAAGCAAGAAGTCGGCACAGGACGCGCATGAAGCGATAAGGCCCACATCGGTCTTCAGAACGCCTGAAAGTTTAAAAGGGCATCTTTCAAGTGAAGAGTTCCGCCTTTATACTCTTGTATGGAACCGCTTTGTGGCAAGCCAGATGAATCCAGCACAGCTTGAGCAGACCTCGGTTGACATAGCGGCTGACAAATATAATTTCAGGGCAACCGGCACTGTCGTCAAGTTCCCCGGCTTTATGAAGATCTATATCGAGGGGGTTGACACTGATGCTGAAGAGGAAGGGCTGCTCCCATCTCTTGCAGAAGGCGATAAACTGAAGACATTCTCAATCACGCCGAAACAGCACTTTACCCAACCCCCACCAAGATATACCGAACCTACTCTCGTCAGAGACCTTGAGGCAAAGGGAATAGGAAGGCCGAGTACCTACGCTACCATCCTTTCAACGATACAGGACAGGAAGTATGTTGATAAGGAAGGCGGCAGATTCAAAGCAACGGAATTGGGGTTGGTCGTCAATGACCTCCTTGTCGCAAGGTTTGCCGAGTTGATGGATTACAACTTCACTGCAAAGATGGAGGATAATCTCGATAAGATAGCTGAGGGCGCATTTAAATGGACCGATATTGTGAATGATTTCTACCGGCCTTTTGACAGGCTCCTTGGTGAGGCTTTGGAGAATACTGACAGGGTGAAGCCGGCGGACATTCCGACTGATGAGGTCTGTGAGAAATGCGGCAATCCCATGGTCATTAAGTGGGGAAGGCACGGCAGGTTCATCGCATGCACAGGCTATCCTGAATGTAAGAACACAAGGCCGCTTGAACCTGAGGCTGGAGAGGCTGCTGCAGCTGAGAAGACAGATGAGAAGTGTGTAAAGTGCGGCGCAGACATGGTTACCAAGGTAGGCAAGTTTGGAAAGTTTCTTGCATGCAGTAATTATCCAAAGTGCAAAAATACCAAACCCATATCGATCGGCATTAAATGTCCGGAAGACGGCGGCGACATTGTGGAGAAGAGGTCTAAAAAGGGCAAGGTATTTTTCGGCTGCGCCAATTATCCGAAATGCAGTTTTGCATCATGGTACAGGCCTACTCAGAAAAAATGCCCTGAATGCGGAATCGGCATCCTGGCGGAAAAGAAGACAAAGAAGGAAGAGGCCCTGGTCTGCCTTAACAAGAGTTGTCATTATAAAGAAGAGATCCATGGTGACAGCGGCGAAGAGCCTGAAAACCTTACTGAATAAAAACCATAAGCGCAGTTCCTTTATCTGTTCTCATCCGTTCCCTTAAGCTCCTCAATAGCCTTTTCCATATCCTCCGGCAATGGCGCTGTAAGCTCAAGTAATTCACTTGTCACAGGGTGCTTGAACTTTAGAGAGTATGAATGCAGCATCTGCCTGTCAAATCGCAGAGTTTTTGTCGCGAACTTTAATGTTGTTTTTGTGCCATAGGTCTTATCTCCGAGAACAGGATGCCCGGACGAGGAAAAGTGCACTCGGATCTGATGTGTCCTTCCTGTAATTATCCTGACCTTTACCAAAGAAGCAGCCTTGAATACTGAAACAACCTCATAAAGTGTGAGAGCTTCTTTGCCATTTCTTGTTTTTGTGGACATCTTCTTTCTGTCTGAAGATGACCTGCCTATTTCAGCGCTGAACTCCCCGCTCCTGTTTTTAGGCGTACTGTATACAAGCGCCATGTAGTATTTCTCGACATCTTTATTCTTGAACTGTTCGATAAGGTTAAAATATGCCTCGTCAGTTTTGGCAACAATGATCAGGCCGGAGGTCTCCTTATCAAGGCGGTGCACTACTCCGGGGCGTAAAGGCGCTCCAACAGATGCCAGTTTCCCGCATCTAAAAACAAGGGCGTTCAAAAGCGTCCCGCTGCTGTTCCCTGCAGCCGGGTAGATGACCATGCCTTGGGGCTTGTTAATAACAATAATATGCTCATCCTCAAATACGATATCTAAAGGAATATCTTCAGGTATCAGTGCGGAAGGCGGCTCATCCGGTATTGTAATATCTATAATATCTCCCGGCCTTATGCGACATCCCGGCTTCTCAGGTTTTGAATTTACAAGTATCGCTCCATCTTTGATGAGCTTTTGTACAGATGAGCGGGTAAGTCTGCATTCTGATGAGATAAAGGAGTCAAGACGCTCCTGCCAGGTCTCAGGGCTGACGGTGATATTCATTTTTTTCATGTGAATAGTTTAGCAGTTTCAGCAGCTATTTTATGATTGTTAATCAAGGGATATTAAATGTTTTTGCTTTTTGGCCAATAAAGTGATTTAATTAAAATAAATCAGAACCTATTGAAGGAGGTTTTACATGGCTGAAGAAAAGAAGAAGAGGATAGCGATCATTGCATCAAAGGGTACCCTTGATATGGCATACCCTCCGCTTGTGCTTGCATCTACTGCGGCATCTATGGATGTTGAGGCGACTATATTTTTTACCTTCTACGGCATTGATATTATTAACAAGAAGAAGTATGGAAAGCTGCAGGTGGCCCCGATCGGCAATCCTGCAATGCCTTCGCCCATGCCCATTCCGAATATCATCGGCATGCTGCCGGGCATGACGGCCATTGGTACGATGATGATGAAGAGCATGATAAAGGGGATAAACTGGCCTACAATACCTGAGTTTGTCGATATATGCCTGCAGTCCGGCGTGAAGATGATGGCCTGCTCCCCTACAATGGAGATGACAGGTGTGAAAAAAATAGACCTTGTGGACGGTGTAATTATTGCAGGCGCGGCTGATTATCTTGATTTTGCGCTTGATGCAAATATAAGTCTCTTTATTTAATGTTCAAAGGAGGTTGATGTGGATGCTGACAGGATAGTTGATTGCAAAGGGCTTAACTGCCCGATGCCGGTTATCAAGACAAAGAAGGCCATCGAAGAGATGCAGCCGGGGCAGATCATCAGGGTGGAGGCTACTGATAAGGGTTCTCTTAATGACATGCCCGCCTTTGCAAAGAGGACCGGTAACGAGATAATTGGATCCAGTGAAGAGAACGGCGTATATATTTTTTATATAAAGAAGGCATAAACCTGAATCTGGTATCAAGCCGGGGATATCAATATCTGAGCTTGACAAGTGATACGCAAGGAGTTAACTTGTCTGAAAGATTATTTCAGGCCAAACAATATAAAGGAGGATTTCCCTATGAAGAAGATGTCTGATTTTAGAAGTTTTATGTTTAGTTTAGTTGTCCTTGTATCACTCATTCTGGTTGCAGGCAGCGCGTATGCAACTAACGGTTATTTTTCTTCCGGCTACAGTATTAAGAACAAGGCGCTTGCAGGAGCCGGGACCGCGCTGGCACTTGACACAATGTCTGCATCTACCAACCCTGCGGCAATGGCCTTTGTCGGTGACCGTGTCGATGTCGGTCTTTCATTCTTTAATCCTAACAGGGGATATACTGTCAGGGGCGATGCAACCTCCGGATTTACTCCAGGGGTTGACTGTAATTACCCTGGCGCTCCTCTTAATCTTGGGCCACCATGTCCTTTCGGCCTTGCCACCGGCACGGTTGAGAGCGGAAAGGAATGGTTTGTCATCCCGGGCTTAGGATATAACAAGATGATGAATAAGGACTACTCACTTGGAATTTCTGTTTTTGGCAACGGCGGGATGAATACTGATTACGGCACAAATACCTATTTGGGTTCTGATCCGACAGGGATTGACCTCATGCAGTTGTTCATAGTCCCTACCTATGCGAGAAAGATAAATAAAGATCATGCATTTGGCCTCAGTCCGGTTATTGCTTACCAGAGATTGGAGGCAAAAGGACTGGAGCAGTTTGGAACATTTTCAAGTGAGCCGACAAAGCTCACCAACAAAGGGTATGACAGTGCATACGGCATAGGCGCAAGGGTCGGATATTTGGGAGAGGTTCTGCCAGGGCTGCATGTCGGCGCTTCATATCAGACAAAGATCATGATGAATGAGTTTGATAAGTATGCAGGGCTTTTTGCAGAGCAAGGCGATTTTGACATCCCATCTACATGGAATATAGGGCTTGCCTATGATGTTACACCAGCATTGACAGTCGTATTTGATGTGCAGGAAATATACTATAGCGATGTGGATTCAGTAGGCAACACTTTCAACCCTCAGATGAATACCTGTTTTGGTAACCAGCTTGGAGGCTCCAGCACGTCTGAAATACCCGAGTGCCTCGGCAATGATCAAGGCGCCGGTTTTGGCTGGGAAGATATGACGGTTTTAAAAGCAGGAGTTCAGTGGGTAAGCAATCAGGAATGGACATGGCGTGCCGGTTATTCATATGCCGAACAGCCAATAGGCCCGACCGAGGTTATGTTCAACATGATAGCTCCTGGTGTTATCGAGCAGCATGTAACAGCGGGTGTTACAAAGAAGCTCGGCGGCAATCAGGAGGTCGATCTTTCTGTAATGCGCGGACTCTCAAACAGCATTACCGGGCCTAATCCAATGGATCCGCCAGATGGTTACTATCCTGGAAGCGGTCAGACAATAGAGCTTGAGATGGATCAGTGGGAGTTCTCAGTAGGATATTCTAAGTCCTTCTAAGTCCTTAGTAAGAATGTAAACCCGAAAGCGTCCCGGATATCCGGGACGCTTTTTTCTTCTGTGTTGACAATAGACAGTTTTCTATAATATCTTTAATATATACTTTGTAATTGTTTAATTAAAAAATATTCAGGAGGTGTTTAAGTAATGCAAAGATCCAATAAGAAGTTAGTCGCATATCTTGTTTCACTATTACTGCTGTTATCACTCTTTTCAGGATTTCAGAATGCGTATGCAAACGGCGCTGTCGCTCCCCTTGTTGAAACCCAGTGGTTGGCTGATAATCTAAAAAAACCGGATATCCGCATCCTGCACATAGGCGAAGTGGAGAATAACTTTAACGCTAAACATATTCCCGGTTCTGTATTTCTGAATGTTGGCGACCTGATGGGATTGCTTGGAAACGGCAGTATGGCTCCTGACAAGGCAAAATTTGAGGGCACAATGAGCAGGCTCGGCATTGACAATGATGCACATGTTGTAATAGTCGGTTCAGCCACAGGCACTCCTTTTCCTGTGACAGCATTCTGGCTCATGAAATCTCAGGGCCATAATAAGGTCAGCCTGCTTAATGGCGGCGTAACAAAATGGGTTAATGAAAATCGTCAGATGACAGGCGACCCCGCAAGTATAAAAACTTCCAAATATACGGCCAAGCCTGACTTGTCTGTATTTGCAGATGCAAAATATGTATTGGCCAATATAAAGAATCCAAAGGTTGCAATATTGGACGTTCGCGGTGCTGATGAGTATTTAGGGGCGAATGCAATAGGGATGAATAAAAGAACAGGACATATCCCCGGCGCTGTCAATCTTGATTCCATGCCGACAAGCAATAATAATGACGGGACGTTCAAATCAGTAAAGGACCTTCAGGCGGCTTATGCGGCTAAAGGCGTTACAAAAGACAAAGAGGTTATCACATACTGTCAGGGCGGTGTTCGTGCTGCAAACACTTATTTTGCGCTCAAGCACATTCTTGGTTACCCGAATGTCAGGAACTATGTTGGTTCCTGGGGAGAATGGGGCGACCAGCTTGACCCTGCAAAATATCCGGCAGAGAAATAATCAGATATTATTAATAAAGGAGGAAATGATGAAGTTAGGCATACTCGTTAACACAGATAAACACGCTGGTGATGTAGTTGGAATAACAAAGGCCGCTCTTGCCAAAGGGCATGAGGTCATTATATTTATGATGGACAGCGGTAATTATCTTTTAGGTAATTCTGATGTTACCGGTCTCTGTGAGCAGGCAGGGGTGAGCATGAGTTTTTGCGACCACAGCGCACAGAAGCTCGGTGTATCTAAAGAGGGGCTTCCAAAGAAGGTATCCTGCGGCAGCCAGTTTGATAATGCAAATATGAACAGCGCGGCTGACAGGGTTATAGTTCTTTAACTTAAGAACTGAGAAGCTAAAACTTTAGGAGGAATTAAATGAAGATATTACATATATTAAATGACGGTCCAAACGAGCTTTCTACCAAAATAATCAATGTTCAGAAACAGGGGAATGAAGTAAAGGTCGTGGAGCTTTCCGGCCTTTCTTATACAGAACTTGTTGATGAGATATTTTCCAATGACAAAGTAGTATCCTGGTAAAAGGCCTAATTCAGAAATTAAAGGGCCAGGATTTGATGCCTGGCCCTTTTTCTTTATTCAGACAGCCATGACAGATTCTTCTCCTGCGCTTAAGAAAAACGATTATCTTATCATCATAGCCCTGCTGAATTTCTTTGTTCTTTTAACCTTGTATCAATTCCGTGCTCTTGATGACAACAGGCTTGTAAGCTGGAACTGGATATTTGAAGGTGCAGATGTTCCGATGTTCTTCTTTTTGATCGTTATCGGGATAATGGCAGCTTTCTTTCTTTCAAGAATAACTTTTGTGGAGCGAGGTCATGGGCTTTTTCTTTTTTTATCATCGTTTCTGATAAGCATTTTATTTTTTGGAGAGCCTGAGGTGATCGTGGATGCCTCAAGATACTTTACCCAGGCAAAGCACATTGAGGTTTACGGGCTAAGGTATTTTATAGATGAGTGGGGAAGGGGCATTAAAGCATGGACAGATCTGCCGGTTGTGCCCATGTTTTACGGGCTGATCTTTAAACTTTTCGGGGAATCAAGGCTCTATATGCAGATCTTTACGTCGCTGCTGTTTTCCTCGACCATCCTGCTTACCTATAAGATCGGAAAAGCACTCTGGGATAAAGAGACCGGATTTATTGCCGGAGCGTTGCTTCTGGGTATTCCTTATATCTATACACAGGTGCCGCTCATGCTGGTTGATATCCCGGCTATGTTCTTCCTTTCTTTATCAGTATTTACTTTTATCAGGGCATTAGAAAGAGGGGGGATATGGCCCGTTCTTGCATCAATTTCATTCTTCCTCTCCTTTTATTCAAAATATTCGATATGGCTTATGCTTTCCATTAACGGCGTTATATTCCTTGTTTTTCTGCTACAGCGCCCTGAAAAAAGAAATCCGATATTAAAAAAGGGTGCTGCATTTGCTGTTATTGCCGGAATTTTGATAGTGACCGTATTCCTGTATAAATATGCTCTCTTTTCCGGGCAGATCAGGTTGTTACAGGAGTACCAGGGACCCGGACTGAGGCGATGGGGAGAGAGCTATCTTTCAACATTTCTATTTCAGATCCATCCTGTTATATCTATTGCCGCATTATATTCTCTGATCGCGGCTTTAAGAAGAAAGGACTTAAAATATTTAATAGTTTTATGGCTTGTAGTGATTATTTTTGTACTGCAAATAAACAGGATACGCTATACATTGCCGGCCTTCCCTATGCTTGCCCTTATGGCGTCTTATGGGCTGCGGGAGATAAGAGAGAAGGAGGTCAGGCGCTTTCTTGTCTCCTGTGCGGTTTTGTCTTCACTTATTCTGTCAATCTTTTTCTATCTTCCTTTTCTAAGCAGGATGAGTGCTGTGAACCTTAAAGATGCAGGCTTATTTCTGGATTCCTCCGGCATTGAAGAGGCGGAGGTAATAACAATTACATCTGAAGACAATGTCATAAACTCAGCTGTCTCGGTTCCTTTGCTTGATATCTTCACGCATAAGAAGCTGGTTTTTAAGTATGTGCCAGAGGATATATCTGTAGACGCAATCAAGGAGTCATCACTAAGATTTACATGGGAATACTCAAATCCGGGGTATTACTATAATGAATCTGAATATACTAACGTTGCCCCAATGCTGGTCATTATCTCAAGTGAATCCGGCCAGGTGATGCCGGATTATATTCTATCCAGGACTGAAGGCCGCTCACTGATCAGGACATTTGAGAGATCAACCGGGATCTTCAGCTATAATACTGAAGTGAAAGTTTATCAATAAGACAACGAGGATTACAGCATCGCCTCTTGTGAAAATATATTTTATTTGCCCGGCACAACAAACAAATAAAGACTGATAATTATACAATTAGTTTTTATTATTGGACTAAAGGAATTGCCTGGATTAATATTATCTGTTTTCTATATAATAACTAAATTGATTTTTATACGATATTGATCCATCAATCTTTTTTAATATAGTTTTTCCCTTAATCACAAAAACTTTTTAAAAGGAGGTTTACACACCTGTGGAAAATATTGAAAAGAGAAATAGGTTTTGGGCTTTTGCTGTCACAGGCATCCTGGTACTGATTAGCCTGTTGTACTACAAGGTAAATGTTTACTACATTTACCTGACAGTATACATCTGGTTTGGATTCACTTACGGGATGATGCTGCAGTACGGCAGGTTCTGCATGGCTTCGGCTTCAAGGGATCTTTTTGCTGCCGGAGTGCCGCGAATGGCTGTAGGTATCCTTATAGCGCTTATCTTTTTCAGCCTTGTAAGCGTTGTTTTGGCCGCAACAAATATGAGTACCTTTCATGCCGGGCCTATAGGAGCGCATGAATTGATAGGCGGCATTATCTTTGGAGTAGGGATGGTCCTTGCAGGAGGCTGCGCATCAGGTTCTTTGTATAAGATAGGTGAGGGCAACGGCACATCCGTCCTTTCTATTTTGGGCATATCTTTTGGCCAGGCTATATTTGTTGATGTCGGCGGTGTTTTCAACAAGCTCCTTCCCCAGTCATGGATCGATTCTGCTCAGGCTACAACCTGGGTGCCGAAGGACAAGATCACCTCATGGTTTGATCACTATTTTCTCGGCAATATAGTTCATAAACCGAAAATAATCCTTTCAGATACCGGAGCATTTTCTTCGATCAGCGGGGATGTTGCAAGGAATTTTCTTGCCAACTCACTCATAAACACGATCATCCCTGCCATTCTGCTTTTAGTGGTCATATATGTTTTCTATATGCGTAAGGGTTTCTTAAAGAAGAGGCAGAAGGAGTTAAAGAAGGCAGGAAAGGATGAAAAGACCGGATTAGGTGATGACATCTCAGGGATTTGGACTATGATAACCGCTTCTCAAAGGACGACCCTTATGGGAATTCTCATCGGCATAACTGCGGGCATCCATATCCTTGCAATGAAAGGCATGCAGAACAAGTTTGGCATATCAAACTTTGGCGAACTCCTTATAAGGATGGGATATACCAATGATGTTTCTACAATGGGCAAGGTCTTTGACCCTGGGTACTGGTATATAACCACACAGGAAGCCCAATTTGCTGGCTGGATAATGGAGAAGGTCGGTTGGAATGTCCGTGATGATGTCTTCTTCGGTGTTATGAACGGGCTTCCTGAGTTATGGCGTAATCCCGCACTCTGGATGTCATTGGGAATTATATTCGGGGCCTGTGTTATGGCGCTTTTAAACAGAGAATTCAAGTTCAAGCTTCCAAAGGGTGAACTCATTGTATGGGGACTAGGCGGCGGGCTTCTTATGGGAGTAGGCGCACGTGTTGCCCTTGGATGTAACATCGGGGCATTCTTTATCAGGGTTGCAGGCGGCGATCCGGGCGGATGGCTTTTCGGTATTGGCATGGTTCTCGGCGGCTGGTGCGGTGTTCAGTTCTTTAACTGGTGGACAGACAGAAAGATGGCAAAAGAGATGGCAGCTTTTTAAACAATAAAATAATTTAAGGAGGAAATTTGTAATGGCGATGAAATTTGAAAAAATCAGTGACGGCAGGTATATGCTGGATGTATGCGGGTATGTATGTCCGCATCCGCAAATCTATACCAAGAAATCTATTGAGAAGATAGAAACAGGCGATATCCTTGAACTGGTCTTTGACAACCCGTCATCCGGTGAAACAATAATCCAGATGTGCGATCAGGCCGGCCATGATATCCTTGAGAGGAAAGAAGAAGGCGGCAAGCTGATTTACGTAATTGAAAAAGGTTAAAAATAGAAGGTTATAGGAGGGCCTGTAATGAAGAACAGTTTGTGGATAATAATATTGATTGTTGTTGCAATCCTTGCTTTTCTGGTTGGGTACAGTTTGGCGCCTAATGATGCAGGAACCGGCGGCAGTCCAACAGCTCAGTCAGGCGGCTATGGAGGAGGTCATCCGGCAGGAGGATACGGAACAGGCGGTCAGGGTGGGGCTCCAGCAGGCGGTTATGGTACACCGGCAGGTGGATATGGGACTCCGGGCGGTCATCCGGCAGGTGGTTATGGCACACCGGCAGGTGGATATGGAACTCCGACGGGTGGTCAAGGTAAACCAGCAGGCGGTTACGGACACTAAGAAGTTAGTTGTTTTCTTAAATTATGATGCACTGATGCCAGAAAGGCTGCATATTTTGAGTGGTCTTTCTGGCATTTTTTATTGTAAATAATAATGAATATTAATTCTAACTTCACTAAAAGCGGGATGA
The DNA window shown above is from Thermodesulfovibrionia bacterium and carries:
- a CDS encoding YeeE/YedE thiosulfate transporter family protein; the protein is MENIEKRNRFWAFAVTGILVLISLLYYKVNVYYIYLTVYIWFGFTYGMMLQYGRFCMASASRDLFAAGVPRMAVGILIALIFFSLVSVVLAATNMSTFHAGPIGAHELIGGIIFGVGMVLAGGCASGSLYKIGEGNGTSVLSILGISFGQAIFVDVGGVFNKLLPQSWIDSAQATTWVPKDKITSWFDHYFLGNIVHKPKIILSDTGAFSSISGDVARNFLANSLINTIIPAILLLVVIYVFYMRKGFLKKRQKELKKAGKDEKTGLGDDISGIWTMITASQRTTLMGILIGITAGIHILAMKGMQNKFGISNFGELLIRMGYTNDVSTMGKVFDPGYWYITTQEAQFAGWIMEKVGWNVRDDVFFGVMNGLPELWRNPALWMSLGIIFGACVMALLNREFKFKLPKGELIVWGLGGGLLMGVGARVALGCNIGAFFIRVAGGDPGGWLFGIGMVLGGWCGVQFFNWWTDRKMAKEMAAF
- a CDS encoding sulfurtransferase TusA family protein; its protein translation is MAMKFEKISDGRYMLDVCGYVCPHPQIYTKKSIEKIETGDILELVFDNPSSGETIIQMCDQAGHDILERKEEGGKLIYVIEKG